TCTTGTCACGATTCTGCTGGTACTGTTTGTCTTGGTGAGCCTGCTGCTCTCAGGCGTGATTCTGATTCAAAAGCCTCGCGGGGGCGGCCTTAGCGGGGCGTTCGGCGGGGCGGGTGGGGCGCAGTCCGCATTCGGATCACGCACCGGAGATTTTCTTACGTGGTTCACCGTTGCCTGCTTCACAGCCTTTATCCTGTTGGCCATCGGCCTGACGTGGTCGATCCCATCGCCTAATTCACCGCTCGAAAAAGAAAGCGTTGACTCGGCGACGCCGCCTTCCGCCACACAACCAGCTCCATTACCCAAGGACACGGCGGAAATTCCGGAGTCCCCTTTGCCGCCGACGAC
The DNA window shown above is from Phycisphaeraceae bacterium and carries:
- the secG gene encoding preprotein translocase subunit SecG translates to MLMLASVLVTILLVLFVLVSLLLSGVILIQKPRGGGLSGAFGGAGGAQSAFGSRTGDFLTWFTVACFTAFILLAIGLTWSIPSPNSPLEKESVDSATPPSATQPAPLPKDTAEIPESPLPPTTAPAESDTSHTAPQSPLAPEKAP